In a genomic window of Halorientalis sp. IM1011:
- a CDS encoding AAA domain-containing protein: MSLLFEHAVEQFSPARASLCAADESDLNTTDTDVPVRPIGEFARHHASLAHPERDWTCIPLHGRDDAEPTDEFVAYTDHDVRGEIFLVERDGDYEPIAAEEFGRTQVADRIRFWHSDYLPESYPPGYDAPIDDHERPRNPVDGDLLDEFRSYVAEERDATRDGNWESARRQSARTRYEQGESAIPSLTCLGEDDDTYRFRVELDSSQEDRRNGDWAYFVENEFGIYQDNEVLLHADDDADQFPIAATVQRIRGLTLWLTVDWSAVEDSAAVGSSLEQDRRFGLSELLNPVPFQRELDAIDDLWDDAFREVLVGDRPLTFSNEAAALSESFDAELNQEQQLAVEYALLADDLFCIHGPPGTGKTRTLLEIIRRAVDAGEDVLVCADSNQALDNLVVGSSTPDEPDAQSLHAHGQHGDGEFTLDRANAGRSAHELVRRQYGDVPDRADVVAATNSSAAALARDFDLVVLDEATQSTCTASCIPLARADRAVLAGDHRQLPPFSATEDPPASSYGLSLFEHLYADGGVYEGVGLQLKTQYRMHPDIAYFSNREFYDRTLRNGEIVTPLPDRPAIQGYNVGGSVDLVDHSRANTAEARLVVHLVSELLDEVPPAEIGVISPYAAHVRLVRERLDDHVDASDAITVDTIDSFQGSEKTAIVLSLVRSNAEGDLGFLGRPQDGPRRLNVALTRAKRYCAVVGDFHTLRYDSDGKSTELYQDFRDFFATTGRLNDVDPDFIPV; the protein is encoded by the coding sequence ATGTCACTGCTGTTCGAGCACGCTGTCGAGCAGTTTTCTCCAGCCCGTGCCTCACTGTGTGCAGCCGACGAGAGCGATCTAAACACGACCGACACGGACGTGCCGGTTCGCCCTATCGGCGAGTTCGCCAGGCACCACGCGTCACTCGCCCACCCCGAGCGGGACTGGACCTGCATTCCGCTCCACGGCCGCGACGATGCCGAGCCCACCGACGAGTTCGTCGCGTACACCGATCACGATGTGCGCGGCGAAATTTTTCTCGTCGAGCGCGATGGCGACTACGAACCGATCGCGGCCGAGGAGTTCGGACGAACGCAAGTGGCGGACCGTATTCGTTTCTGGCACTCCGATTACTTGCCCGAGTCGTACCCGCCGGGGTACGACGCACCGATCGACGACCACGAACGGCCGCGCAATCCCGTCGACGGTGACCTGCTCGATGAGTTTCGGTCGTACGTGGCCGAGGAGCGGGACGCCACTCGCGACGGCAACTGGGAGAGCGCGCGCAGACAGTCGGCGCGGACGCGGTATGAACAGGGCGAATCTGCGATTCCGTCACTCACCTGTCTCGGCGAGGACGACGACACCTACCGATTCCGGGTCGAACTGGATTCCAGCCAGGAGGATCGCAGAAACGGTGACTGGGCGTACTTCGTCGAAAACGAGTTCGGCATCTACCAAGACAACGAAGTATTGCTACACGCCGACGACGACGCTGATCAGTTCCCGATCGCAGCCACCGTCCAGCGCATCCGCGGGCTGACCCTCTGGCTGACAGTCGACTGGAGCGCCGTCGAGGACTCTGCCGCCGTCGGATCGTCCCTCGAACAGGACCGTAGGTTCGGGCTCTCCGAGCTGCTCAATCCCGTGCCCTTTCAGCGAGAACTGGATGCGATCGACGACCTTTGGGACGACGCGTTCCGGGAGGTTCTCGTCGGCGACCGGCCGCTAACCTTCTCCAACGAAGCGGCTGCGTTGAGTGAGTCGTTCGACGCGGAACTGAACCAGGAACAGCAACTGGCGGTCGAGTACGCCTTGCTGGCCGACGACCTGTTCTGCATCCACGGGCCGCCCGGCACCGGGAAGACCCGTACCTTGCTTGAGATCATCCGGCGGGCGGTCGACGCCGGCGAGGACGTGCTCGTCTGTGCCGACTCCAACCAGGCGCTCGACAACCTCGTCGTCGGGTCGTCCACGCCCGACGAACCCGATGCCCAGTCGCTGCACGCCCACGGGCAACACGGCGACGGCGAGTTCACGCTCGACCGCGCGAACGCCGGACGGTCGGCGCACGAACTCGTCCGGCGCCAGTACGGCGACGTCCCCGATCGCGCCGACGTCGTTGCAGCGACGAATAGTAGCGCGGCCGCGCTCGCCCGCGACTTCGATCTGGTAGTCCTCGACGAGGCGACCCAGTCCACCTGCACCGCCTCCTGCATCCCGCTGGCCCGGGCCGACCGCGCAGTGCTGGCGGGTGATCACCGACAGCTCCCACCGTTCAGTGCAACTGAGGATCCACCCGCGTCGAGTTACGGGCTCTCACTGTTCGAGCATCTCTACGCCGACGGCGGCGTCTACGAAGGGGTCGGACTCCAGCTCAAGACCCAGTATCGGATGCACCCGGACATCGCCTACTTCTCGAACCGAGAGTTCTACGACCGCACACTGCGGAATGGCGAGATCGTCACACCACTCCCGGACAGACCGGCCATTCAGGGGTACAACGTCGGTGGGTCAGTCGATCTCGTCGACCACTCCCGAGCGAACACGGCCGAAGCCCGACTGGTCGTCCACCTCGTCTCGGAGTTACTCGACGAGGTTCCACCCGCCGAGATCGGCGTAATATCGCCGTACGCCGCCCATGTCCGACTCGTGCGGGAGCGCCTCGACGACCACGTCGACGCCAGCGACGCGATCACGGTCGATACGATTGACTCGTTCCAGGGCAGCGAGAAAACTGCGATCGTCCTCTCACTGGTCCGGAGTAACGCCGAGGGTGATCTCGGCTTCCTCGGACGGCCACAGGACGGTCCCAGACGGCTGAACGTCGCGTTGACGCGGGCGAAGCGCTACTGTGCCGTCGTCGGCGACTTCCATACGCTCCGATACGATAGCGATGGCAAGTCGACCGAGCTATACCAGGACTTCCGCGATTTCTTCGCGACGACCGGGCGACTCAACGACGTTGACCCGGATTTCATTCCTGTCTGA
- a CDS encoding nitrilase-related carbon-nitrogen hydrolase — MSRIEKYMAVGLSPTVWGAEERSDIEKNLDHIHENLSAATWLSSVDMPVKLAVIPEGGLQGFTDEVKDMDHTEYREEIAIDIPGKETETLGEYAKEFDIYIVASAKEKAPEYDEKFYNTAFIINPDGDLILKHRKLTPLLPVERSVSPHDVWDDWVENHGDDLDDLYPVADTDIGRIGISLAIEGAYPEYVRGLAMNGAEVICRIACPEPLVANEGWKIQNRARALDNSCYVVAPNLGTYYLTPDAETPVDTFGGGSMIVDHKGKMISEHSYGAGSSYCAGVIDIEGLREFRTESPLMNWTKDLRTELIKPIYDRELYPKNLWLDEKPMQHDEYAEQVTEPQIQKMIDEDIFVPPYWERTDDD; from the coding sequence ATGTCCCGCATCGAGAAGTACATGGCAGTCGGACTCTCGCCGACAGTCTGGGGCGCAGAAGAACGCAGTGATATCGAGAAGAATCTCGATCACATCCACGAGAATCTCTCTGCAGCGACGTGGTTGAGCAGCGTCGACATGCCAGTGAAACTGGCGGTCATTCCGGAGGGTGGTCTCCAGGGCTTCACCGACGAAGTCAAGGACATGGACCACACCGAGTACCGGGAGGAGATCGCCATCGATATTCCGGGTAAAGAGACCGAGACGCTCGGTGAATACGCCAAAGAGTTCGATATCTATATCGTGGCCTCGGCAAAGGAGAAAGCCCCCGAATACGACGAGAAGTTCTACAATACGGCCTTTATCATCAATCCCGACGGGGACTTGATTCTCAAACACCGGAAACTGACACCCTTACTCCCTGTTGAGCGGTCTGTCTCTCCCCACGATGTCTGGGACGACTGGGTCGAAAACCACGGTGATGATCTCGACGATCTCTATCCCGTTGCTGATACCGACATTGGCCGTATCGGGATCTCGTTAGCCATCGAGGGTGCCTACCCGGAATACGTCCGCGGCCTTGCCATGAACGGTGCTGAGGTGATCTGTCGTATCGCCTGCCCTGAACCGCTCGTGGCCAACGAGGGCTGGAAGATTCAAAACCGAGCCCGCGCCCTGGATAACAGCTGTTACGTTGTTGCGCCAAACCTTGGGACGTACTATCTGACTCCGGATGCGGAAACACCAGTGGACACGTTCGGCGGCGGGTCGATGATCGTCGATCACAAAGGGAAGATGATCTCCGAGCATTCCTACGGTGCCGGAAGTTCCTATTGTGCGGGTGTGATCGATATCGAAGGCTTGCGCGAATTCCGCACCGAGTCGCCGCTCATGAACTGGACCAAAGATCTTCGGACCGAACTCATCAAGCCGATCTACGACCGTGAACTCTACCCGAAAAACCTCTGGCTTGACGAGAAACCTATGCAACACGATGAGTACGCTGAGCAAGTGACAGAGCCCCAGATTCAGAAGATGATCGACGAGGACATCTTCGTTCCACCGTACTGGGAGCGCACCGACGACGATTGA
- a CDS encoding helix-turn-helix domain-containing protein: MRLTEAREGKTRTQVLAAIADLQRNDGPPIQKDLVEKLPMTKGAVSQNCSRLVEESLLREHDGRYRVDTGRLLDDYREHFEEYLRRAPQSELYEQEVSDTNETRTRTKRSATEYFEADLLEDILLTSLVSSLGKNNIQTLREVFLYTDDVLYHVAYRAVSAETDVPAELKPILKLAACLDATPDLVEELANRHDLHAELAGQSPATEIAKHAYGGA; this comes from the coding sequence ATGCGACTCACGGAGGCTCGTGAAGGGAAAACCAGAACCCAGGTCCTTGCGGCCATCGCAGACTTGCAACGGAACGATGGCCCGCCGATCCAGAAGGACCTCGTGGAGAAGCTCCCGATGACGAAGGGTGCCGTCTCACAGAACTGCAGTCGACTCGTCGAGGAGTCATTACTGCGAGAACACGATGGCCGGTATCGCGTCGATACAGGCCGTCTCCTCGATGATTATCGAGAGCACTTCGAGGAATACCTGCGACGCGCACCACAGAGTGAGCTCTACGAGCAGGAGGTGTCAGACACCAACGAAACCCGCACGCGGACCAAGCGCTCAGCGACTGAGTACTTCGAAGCCGACCTCCTCGAAGACATCCTCCTCACGTCGCTCGTGAGCTCGCTCGGAAAGAACAACATCCAGACCCTCCGGGAGGTGTTCCTGTACACGGACGATGTGCTATATCACGTCGCCTACCGTGCTGTGAGCGCGGAAACCGACGTGCCAGCAGAACTGAAACCAATCCTCAAGCTGGCGGCGTGTCTGGACGCCACCCCCGACCTGGTAGAAGAACTCGCGAACAGACACGACCTCCACGCCGAACTCGCTGGCCAATCGCCGGCGACCGAGATCGCCAAACACGCCTACGGAGGAGCCTAA
- a CDS encoding class I SAM-dependent DNA methyltransferase — protein MSKITSYTDSITLEELENHLFECADIIRNTVDKTDYKDYILPMVFYKTLNDTYEDQREDVLEEFGDEEIADDPSFYDFPIPEGYQWADLLDTNKNVDEFLNEAFEAIERENPELQDAFRADYVSADALDDDRLKDLAHHLDTYNLSAERVPPDTLGEAYMDLVKHFASEEGKEGGEYFTPPNIVQMMVRLLSPVEPGDSIHDPTCGSAGMLVEAARYFREEQGGDPTKLTLTGQEMNPDIAAIAKMNLFIHRYEGEIAREDSLRNPQFTTGKGQLQTFDYVLANFPFSADWAKDHLQDDKFGRFDWADKLPRADRGDYAFIMHMEEQLNETGQAAIVVPHGVLFRKHERRYREPMIKRDIIEAVVGLPENLFQNNSIPSAVLVLNEDKPDKRADEIQFIHAADEDFYRELSNQNELTEDGLDHIVKNFDEWRTEERVSRTVPLEEIRENDYNLNIALYVDTTEPEDYIDVNKELDELRKLQAEREEIEAKMTQHMEALNYE, from the coding sequence ATGTCAAAGATCACCTCGTATACTGACTCGATCACGCTGGAAGAGCTCGAAAATCACCTGTTCGAGTGTGCGGACATCATCCGCAACACCGTCGACAAGACCGACTACAAGGACTACATTCTCCCGATGGTCTTCTATAAGACGCTCAACGACACGTACGAAGACCAGCGAGAGGATGTCCTCGAGGAGTTCGGCGACGAGGAAATCGCCGACGACCCGAGTTTCTACGACTTCCCGATCCCCGAGGGCTACCAGTGGGCCGACCTCCTCGATACGAACAAGAACGTCGACGAGTTCCTGAACGAGGCATTCGAGGCGATCGAACGGGAGAACCCCGAGCTCCAGGACGCGTTCCGCGCCGACTACGTGAGCGCCGACGCGCTGGACGACGACCGCCTCAAGGATCTCGCCCACCATCTCGACACGTACAACCTGAGCGCCGAACGCGTCCCCCCCGACACGCTCGGGGAGGCGTACATGGACCTCGTAAAGCATTTCGCCAGCGAGGAAGGGAAGGAGGGGGGCGAGTACTTCACCCCACCCAACATCGTACAGATGATGGTTCGGCTTCTCTCACCCGTCGAGCCCGGGGACTCAATCCACGACCCGACGTGTGGCTCCGCGGGAATGCTCGTCGAGGCGGCGCGGTACTTCCGCGAGGAGCAGGGCGGCGACCCGACGAAGCTGACACTCACGGGCCAGGAGATGAACCCCGACATCGCCGCCATCGCGAAGATGAACCTATTCATCCACCGGTACGAGGGAGAAATCGCCCGGGAGGACTCCCTTCGCAACCCGCAGTTCACGACGGGCAAGGGCCAGCTCCAGACGTTCGATTACGTGCTTGCCAACTTCCCGTTCTCGGCGGACTGGGCTAAGGACCACCTCCAAGACGACAAGTTCGGCCGGTTCGACTGGGCGGACAAGCTCCCACGTGCCGATCGGGGCGACTATGCCTTCATCATGCACATGGAGGAACAGCTCAACGAAACAGGGCAGGCGGCTATCGTCGTCCCCCACGGCGTGCTGTTCCGGAAGCACGAACGGCGGTACCGGGAGCCGATGATAAAGCGGGACATTATCGAAGCGGTGGTCGGGCTTCCCGAGAACCTGTTCCAGAACAACTCGATTCCGTCGGCAGTCCTGGTACTCAACGAGGACAAGCCCGACAAGCGCGCGGACGAGATACAGTTCATCCACGCCGCCGACGAGGACTTCTATCGAGAGCTCTCTAACCAGAACGAGCTAACCGAGGACGGACTGGACCACATCGTCAAAAATTTCGACGAGTGGCGAACCGAAGAGCGGGTGAGTCGGACGGTCCCGCTGGAGGAGATTAGAGAAAACGACTACAACCTGAATATCGCGCTGTACGTTGATACGACCGAACCCGAAGATTACATCGATGTTAACAAGGAATTAGATGAGCTACGGAAGTTACAGGCCGAACGCGAAGAGATCGAGGCGAAGATGACCCAGCACATGGAGGCGCTGAACTATGAGTGA
- a CDS encoding restriction endonuclease subunit S produces the protein MSEDSTLDEFVEDHEGTSDHSIKSVPSSEIKSSLDETAVGEIPSEWKVTRLGDIAIEREYGLSESAEEYDPEKPRYIRTQDFDDFAGLKKDSKASLSWEKAKDELLEEGDMLFARSGSVGASLGKIYLYDPNHGPCCYGGYSIRHRLQKEGLNHQYIAQFALSERYWDWIRRRAKTTAQSNINTGEYGSLPIPVPPLEEQRKIASVLYTVDQAIQQTGAIIKQLETVRQGTEQDVLSRGVCENGTLRSDDEIEYRNSWVGEIPQDWAVKQYSELISDSSVGIVVKPSQYYDDSGRVPILRSKDISPDGIADGDFEYMTEESNAENENSQLREGDVITVRSGDPGLSCVVSSEFDGANCADLLISTPGPDLDSHYAALWINSFAGRKQINRFQAGLAQKHFNLGALRKLQVGVPSLDEQKRIVEKVSSISESIERERECKRQLQCLKQGLMQDLLSGRVRTADRDIHVHPEVEEHG, from the coding sequence ATGAGTGAAGACTCCACGCTGGATGAGTTCGTGGAAGATCACGAAGGTACCTCAGACCACTCGATAAAGTCTGTGCCTTCCTCTGAAATTAAGTCGAGTCTCGATGAAACCGCAGTCGGGGAAATCCCGTCAGAATGGAAAGTTACCCGACTTGGAGATATTGCAATCGAGCGAGAATATGGCTTATCCGAATCTGCGGAAGAGTATGACCCAGAGAAGCCACGGTACATACGAACCCAGGATTTCGACGACTTTGCAGGTCTAAAAAAAGACAGCAAGGCGAGCCTCTCCTGGGAGAAAGCTAAAGATGAGCTTCTGGAAGAGGGCGATATGTTATTTGCTCGTAGTGGATCAGTTGGAGCTTCTCTCGGTAAAATATATCTATACGATCCAAATCACGGTCCATGCTGTTATGGGGGATATTCCATTCGCCATCGACTCCAGAAAGAAGGTCTCAATCACCAATATATTGCCCAGTTTGCGCTGAGCGAGCGTTATTGGGATTGGATTCGTCGAAGAGCGAAAACAACCGCTCAGTCTAATATCAATACTGGCGAGTATGGATCTCTTCCGATCCCTGTTCCCCCACTCGAAGAGCAACGCAAAATCGCCAGCGTACTCTATACCGTCGATCAGGCTATTCAACAGACTGGGGCGATAATTAAACAACTCGAAACGGTCCGCCAAGGGACAGAACAGGACGTGCTTTCGAGAGGCGTTTGCGAGAATGGTACACTTCGTTCGGACGACGAAATCGAATATCGAAACAGTTGGGTCGGTGAAATTCCTCAAGACTGGGCAGTCAAACAGTACAGTGAGTTGATTTCAGACTCGTCAGTCGGTATCGTCGTCAAGCCCTCTCAATACTACGATGACAGTGGGAGGGTCCCAATCCTTCGGTCTAAAGACATCTCCCCCGACGGAATCGCGGATGGGGACTTCGAGTATATGACTGAAGAATCAAACGCAGAAAATGAGAACAGTCAACTACGAGAAGGAGATGTAATTACAGTGCGATCTGGTGATCCCGGACTTTCCTGTGTTGTCTCCTCTGAGTTCGACGGAGCGAACTGCGCCGATTTACTCATATCTACACCCGGCCCAGATTTAGACTCCCATTATGCCGCTCTGTGGATCAATTCGTTCGCAGGAAGAAAGCAAATAAATAGATTTCAGGCTGGGTTAGCACAGAAGCACTTCAATCTCGGAGCTCTCAGAAAGCTTCAAGTCGGAGTGCCGTCGCTCGATGAGCAGAAGCGGATTGTCGAAAAGGTATCATCAATATCAGAATCCATCGAACGCGAGAGAGAGTGCAAAAGACAGCTCCAATGCCTCAAACAGGGCCTGATGCAGGATCTCCTCTCGGGAAGAGTCCGCACCGCTGATCGCGACATCCACGTGCATCCAGAGGTGGAAGAACATGGATAG
- a CDS encoding class I SAM-dependent DNA methyltransferase yields MEDDSEIDKTEYREFLLPLIFYKCANDTYLDEYEEAVEEFGEDLADDPAFYWMQVPDGYLWEDLMATNKRVDEGLNEAIEAFEEANNDLGISFGVDYLSFDAEDTTLKSLLQMLDTVDLSVKSVDHDAVTEAYMMLVRQFAEEEDRDAGEFYQPPKVIDMVVQMLAPFRNGESVYDPTAGAGDMLVGVASHYRNAGGDPNKLTFVGQESIKGMTEAADLNFLLNDVEAEIEDADPLDEPRRSDDGTLEKFDYVLTNFPYSADWNKDELQDDPRFGHVDKDPRTDRGDYAYILHMYSSLAEDGQMVTLAPQGVLFRQNESPFRKFMVEQMDVIEAVIGLPEKLFGEDTGIAPAILILNKDKPAEREDEVLFLHAAHEDFYRELDNKNRLEPDGVDRTVEIFEEWRSEERVSRVVDTDEIEENDYNLNLALYVDTTEPEEEIDTVAEAKELARLEAELSEIRNRMKHDLQELYGEGVNQYE; encoded by the coding sequence ATGGAGGACGACAGCGAGATCGATAAGACCGAGTACAGGGAATTTCTACTCCCACTAATCTTCTACAAATGCGCCAACGACACCTACTTGGACGAGTACGAGGAGGCGGTCGAGGAGTTCGGGGAGGACCTAGCAGACGACCCCGCGTTCTACTGGATGCAAGTGCCCGACGGATACCTCTGGGAGGACCTGATGGCCACGAACAAGCGGGTTGACGAGGGTCTCAACGAGGCGATTGAGGCGTTCGAAGAGGCCAACAACGACCTCGGGATCTCCTTCGGGGTGGACTACCTCTCGTTCGACGCGGAGGATACTACACTCAAGAGTCTACTGCAGATGTTAGACACCGTCGACCTAAGCGTGAAGAGCGTCGACCACGACGCCGTGACTGAGGCGTACATGATGCTGGTGCGCCAGTTCGCCGAGGAGGAAGACCGGGACGCCGGTGAGTTCTACCAGCCCCCCAAGGTGATTGATATGGTCGTCCAGATGCTGGCCCCCTTCAGGAACGGCGAGTCCGTCTACGACCCGACTGCGGGCGCGGGCGACATGCTCGTCGGCGTGGCCAGTCACTATCGAAACGCAGGCGGAGATCCGAACAAGCTGACCTTCGTCGGTCAAGAGTCAATAAAGGGGATGACAGAAGCGGCAGATCTCAATTTCCTACTTAACGATGTTGAGGCAGAAATTGAGGACGCGGATCCGTTAGACGAGCCGCGTAGAAGTGATGACGGCACCCTAGAAAAGTTCGACTACGTTCTCACTAACTTCCCATACTCCGCAGACTGGAACAAGGACGAACTACAAGACGACCCCCGGTTCGGGCACGTCGACAAGGACCCCCGCACGGACCGGGGCGACTACGCCTACATCCTGCACATGTACAGTAGTCTGGCCGAGGACGGGCAGATGGTTACTCTGGCACCGCAGGGTGTCCTCTTCCGGCAGAACGAGTCACCGTTCCGAAAATTCATGGTGGAGCAGATGGACGTCATTGAGGCGGTAATCGGCCTCCCCGAGAAGTTGTTCGGCGAGGACACGGGTATCGCGCCCGCCATCCTAATTCTGAACAAGGACAAGCCTGCGGAGCGCGAGGACGAAGTGCTATTTCTCCACGCTGCACACGAGGACTTCTACCGGGAACTCGACAACAAAAACCGGCTGGAACCAGATGGAGTTGACCGGACGGTCGAGATCTTTGAGGAGTGGCGGTCCGAGGAGCGGGTGTCTCGGGTGGTGGACACCGACGAGATCGAGGAGAACGACTATAATCTCAACCTCGCACTCTACGTCGACACCACCGAACCCGAAGAGGAGATCGATACGGTGGCGGAGGCGAAGGAGTTGGCCAGACTGGAGGCCGAACTCTCGGAGATACGCAACCGGATGAAACACGATCTCCAGGAGCTGTATGGCGAGGGAGTAAACCAATATGAGTGA